The nucleotide window GACCCCGCAATCtgagcaaaaagaaaaagaatagtAAGTAAATCAAAAGAACAAACCAGATAATGTAggggaaaaaacaaaaaatgcATTGTCGGGGAGTCGAACCCCGGCCACTCGCTTGGAAGGCGAGTATCATAACCGTTAGACTAACAATGCTTGCTAGTTGAAATATGGTCCTTACAACAGTTCACAATCCGCAAAGCTACTAATGTCAGATCTACGGTATGGCGCTTTAGGTAATGAGCagagtagtatatattctaatttgAGCTAGGTTGAGCTTAATGGGAAGTATACATGATCGAAACATGGAAATGACTTATTATCGGATGATAGAGCGTGTACGGCACAACGTACTTGTATGTAGGTCGAACAAATTAGTCAAGGCGACCGACCGCAGACAATGTAAATAAACGTGGGACGATTTCGCAATTGTAAATGGGCTGATTACAtactaactatatataatattttactattttCAATAACCATACACTGATTTCAGTATACTCTAAAAGAATGCAACataaactataattaattcCGACGCACGCAGATTAAACTTCAAACCTCCCTACTCCATGCAAATCCCGCATCTAAGTTCATTGGTGGTGCATAGTGGGGTATAAGACAAATTAGTGACGACTATCTTCAAGGaagcatcattggtctagtggtagaattcatcgttgccatcgatgaggcccgtgttcgattcacggatgatgcattCTTCCAAGCATTGTTAGTCTAACGGTTATGATACTCGCCTTCCAAGCGAGTGGCCGGGGTTCGACTCCCCGACAATGcatctttttgcttttttttttccctatattatctttttcctTCAAGCTAAATGATGACATGATGTAGTATGCCATCTGGGTGGTGGTTTACTTGTTTTTgtattaatctaatatttcttCGTCCAGGAAATGCATGTATTGCTTAATCGAGGACAATGTCCAGCCAATAGGGTTAAAATACCTGGGAGTTGTTTACGGGGTGCTACTACACATAGTTGAccgtaaaatatatataatgctACTAATAGTAGTACAAGCTTCGGCCTCGGGTGTGGTAAAATGCAAAACATATTCTCATGCACCCCatagtaaatagtaatacTCAATGACGCTATATAAACAGAGCCAGCTTAATCAAATCGATCAATAAATCAACCCATGCATGCTTGCACCATCCATATGATAATCGGCCATTGTACAACAAATACAACCAATGCTGGCAGCAATATATCATATAGTTGCGCTATGAATTCCATGAAACAAACAAAGCTAGTTAACAAACAGATCCTTTTAatcctcccactcctcatcTAACTGATCTATCAGTCGATTTTCGGCATCCACGTCACTGCCTCGACGGCCGAAACTGCCGCGGTGGTTGACGCTGTTACCGCGGGTGTGGCCGTGGCCGAGAGTCGGGGAGCGTTTTaagcggaggaggcgggccagggaggagaagaggatgatgatcatgtccTGTTttagaggggaagagagaggagatgaggTTAGCTTAGGGTTCTGTATAATGAATGTATTCCTCGAAGAATAGCAAATGAGACAGTTGTATGTGTTCAGATAGATGTGTGAAGCAAGGAAAGATTTCtagaatcaatcaatcgagCTATTGACATGTTTCCAGCTTATATGGACGTCTTTGCTAGGCCTGCACGAGCAATGACGGTATATACCGCGTTCAACACGGCTAAATGTCCAAAAGGCTAGATGTCCAAACGAGTGACTTCAAAGACAAGCAAGAAAGACAAGCGTAAGGAAAGACGAATGGCAAGCACGCCTGATGTAATTGAGCTCCAGACCAGCCAAAGCAGATTCAATCCATCCTCGAAACAGGTAACCTTGCATTGCCAAACTCCTTGTACGGGACCTGCTCGTGCCGCCGGGACCGTCGGAACGGGATCAACGCCAATATACTTACTTTGATGAAGTCGAGCATTCCCGCCCAAAGACTGTAGTTCGGGCACTGTCTCCAACCGCGCTGGTGCATGACAGTTCGTTGGTATGCGCAACCACCGACCAGGTAGGCCGCCACGGCAATCAACGCACTATGCTTATCAGCTATCGGTCCCATATTAGGTTGTTCTTCACTTACATTACGCCGAAAACGCCGGCTGGCGAAAGACCCGGGTTATCCGGTGTGGGCGCGGTCGCGCCACAAGCGGCAGAGCTTCGAACCTCGAAAAAGTATGTGCACTGGTCCATGGTGCCGACAAAGGAGACTGTCGCCTGAGAGGCAGGGGTATCGCGCTCACAAAGAAACGACAtgatggtggatttggtgcgGGCGGCATTTCCGATGTAGTCGCCGGCACAAGGGGAGCCATTGGTATAGTTCATAACCAGCTTTCGGCCGCGGAAGAAGGGGTCTGATGCTTGTTGACTACATCGTGTCAGTCGAGTGATCATAGCAGGTGGTAAAGAAGGATAGTGTCACCGTACCCAATGGAGTAGACTTTACCCTCCCTCTCGTAGTAGGCGCTAACATTCCTCCACCTTGCGCGgtccactcccaccacaTCCTTGATATCTTCGACCACGGGCGCACAGATATTTAACGTAAAGTTGGCATTGTAATCGTGCCCTCTGGCGTGCCAACTCTCGTCTCGAGCGCCTTTGCGAGGTTTGTCCCCGTCTACTGGGGGCGGAGAtaaggagatggtgttgagatcGTAGAATAGGCCGGTCGTGGGAGAGCGAACGACGCAGGGAGAGAGGGCATCCTTCGGAGCAGAAGAATCGGAGGCAGCCTGAGAGACAAGCGGAGcagccaggaggaagaggaacctCAGCAAGGAGGATGTGGGTGGCTTCATGGTGGGAAGATGATCTCCGGTGGAGGCAGCCGGGACGGTCGGCGATAACGGTTCTAAGCCGAGGAAGGGAACGAGGATGGATCAGGAAGCTGGAAGTAGGGACTGATCGGTATGTTTGGGAAGGTCGAAGGAGAGCAAAGCAAAGGAGAGACCAAAGATaaagtgaagaagaagaagaagcgagagaaaagaggggaaggacaaggaggagcagcagatgaaGCAGGCGTCGTAATGCGCGGAGATGAAACGTCGCATTTCTTGCGGAGATTCCATCGAGAGCTTCTCACCGCCCGCATCGTCGGCTCCGCTTCTGCCAAAAGTCCCgcggcttcttctccagtttCTCCTTAATCCCCATATCAAGATCCAGTATAGCCCGCCATGGCTCCCAAGAAGGACTCTAAGACCAAGGTCCGGGTTCAGCCCGTTCCAGAGAAACGTGGCTATGAATTTGGAGGACCGTAGGTGTTCAATGCTCTGTTACAATTGGCAATTGCATACTGACCCCACAGTCTCGGTGCGTTTGGGATCGTGTTCGGTCTGCCCGTGCTGGTTTACAGCTTCACCTTCCTGTGTAACGATGTCTCCGGCTGCCCGGCTCCTTCGCTACTACACCCCTCTACCGTGACGCTTGACCAATTGAAGGCAGAGGTTGGCTGGCCCAAGGGAGGGTTTGCGGACTTCTACGATACAAGCGTGACACTTTGGGTGCTGGGCTACTATCTGCTTAGCTTGGCCATGTACGTGTTCCTGCCTGGCCAGGAGGTCGAGGGCACCGAATTGGcatgtggaggaagattgCCCTACAAGTTCAACGGTTGGTTTCTTCAATTGACTCGTATCTGCCTCTCTAACGTTCTGCAGCTTTTCTGTCGGCCGTCCTGATCCTCTCCGGCTGTGCGACGGGCACCTACGTCTATGGCGCGGACTTTGCTGTCTGGACCTTCCTCTGGGACAATTACTTGCAGGTTATCACCGCCAATCTGGTGATTTGCACtgtcatcgccatcttcgtcTATGCGAAGAGCTTCACCGTTCCGGCTCCCGGGCAGCCCAACCCCGAGCTCCGCCAGCTAGCTCCGGGTGGTCACACTGGCAACGCGTTGTATGATTTCTTCATTGGCAGAGAGCTGAACCCCCGGGTACGCCTGCCGATTCCCTTTGTCAGTGAAGCTTCGCGCACGATCGACATTAAGTCCTGGCTCGAAATGCGCCCCGGCTTGCTGGGGTGGATCATCCTGAACCTGTCAAACATTGCCCGCCAGTACCGCACCTACGGCTACATCACGGACTCGATCGTCATCTCGACTGCTTTCCAGGCGTTCTATGTCCTGGACGGCCTGTACATGGAGCCTGCCCTGCTGACTACAATGGACATCATCATGGACGGCTTCGGATTCATGCTCTCGTTTGGCGACCTCGTCTGGGTGCCGTTTATCTACAACTTCCAGACCCGCTACCTGGCCGTCTTCCCGTACGAGCTGGGCTTCAATGGCATCCTGCTCGTTCTGGCTGTCACTGCCGTTGGCTACTCGATCTTCCGGGGTGCCAACAACCAGAAGAACCGGTTCCGCACCAACCCGAACGACCCCCGCGTCAAGCACCTCAAGTACATCCAGACGGCCAGCGGCTCCAAGCTGATCACGTCTGGCTGGTGGGGAAGCGCCCGCCACATCAACTATCTGGGCGACTGGGTCATGTCGTGGTCGTACTGTCTGCCTACGGGCATTGCCGGCTATGCTATTATCCAGAGCATCAACCCGGCCACCGGGGACCTGCAGAAGCAGGCTGTGCAGACCCCCGAGAGCCGGGGCTGGGGAATGATCTTCACGTACTTCTTCCTGGTGTACTTTGGCACGCTGCTGATCCATCGCGAGCAGCGCGACGAGGAGAAGTGCAAGCGCAAGTACGGTGCCGACTGGGACCGGTATACGTCGTTGGTCCGGAGCCGGATCATTCCTGGCATTTACTGAAAATAATGGGTATAGACCGAACAAAAGTTCTTAATGTATGATACTATTCGTCTGAACGAGTCACATATCGGACATGACATGTATTAGCTAGACTGGACatctttattctttttaatgtCATCacgctttctcttcttccctttctgatCCACCAATACCTCCAACCCccattcatcatccccatcattcGGCACCCACGGCACCAGCACCTTTTTGGCCTCCAGCATAGCACATTCCCGTGCCTTTCCCACAGACGTCTCCAGCGCAGCCCTCTTGAACTCCTTATACGACGCTGCCCTAACCGCCTGgcctccatccccctctTCagaaccatcaccaccacccaacacccccctcaacACCCCCCACATCTTCGCTCTCGACAGCGCCGACGCGCCCTTCCCCACCGGCACCGACGCCTTATACCCCTGCTTCATCCCCCCAATGATTGTCTCATACAACCCCGTCCAAGAACCACTCAATTTGGGCAACTGCTTGGCCCCATTCTCCGCCGCATAGCGatccaccccaccaccactgccactacCACCTCCCCCAAGCACCGGCGCAGCCGTCCAAACAGCCGAGATATTCCCGGGCTTACACTTCATCCCAGCCTCCTTACTCTTCGGTTTCCCAAACGCCCACAACTCCTCCACAACTCCCATATCAACAGAAAGAACTCGAAACGGATGATacccatacccatacccaccccctcctcctccctctccaaacCTCGATACCAAAGgccccatcctcccctccaccccccaagCCCTCACACACCCCGTCTCACTCACCTCCTCACGGGGCATCACCAACCCCGCCAGATACGCATTCTCCGTAACAGCCACCAGGAGACTCATCCCCCTCGACAAGAGAGACGATACCTGTCGCAGGGCAAGCTTATCCGAGCAGGACTTGCTTTTCGTGGATGGGGCGTCTGCGCGCGCGGGCTTGCGGCGGACGATGCCTAGCTGGGAAAAGTTGGCGCGGCCGGAGAGGagatctgcttcttcttctgaggGGGTGATTTCCCATGGTGTCGGGTCGTCTTGCGCTGCCATGGTGAGTTCCATGCTTGCGTCGCCGCAGGGGGCGGTCGTGCAGTAGAGGTAGATTTTTAGAGAGGGGTGGAGTTCGAAGGGGGGTTCGTTGTTGTTATTCTTGTTTGGGGATTGTTGGCGCCGAcggatgaagggggaggaatTGGATGTAGATGGCGATGAAGATTGTTGGCGTTGATGTTCATGTTCATGGTCTATCAACGCGCGAATCTCACTCAATAGCCAGCAATTGAATGCGCGGAGGGCCAGGATCTCGGCGTGCCAGTCGTGGAGGACGAGGCCGGTGCTGGATGCGAGTTGTGCAGTAGGGAGGCATTTTGCGCCGGAGCTGGATGCTTTTTAGTATTTACTAGGTCAAAGTGGTTTTGTTGTATCGCTATATAGGGGTAAGTAGTGGTAGAGTGAACATACGTAACAGCCACACAGGTCAATTCTTCCTCCgctgtatcatcatcatcattatctaCACCAACATATTGTAAGCATACTACACATAACAACCCCTAACCATAAAACCCACTAAAATGAACCccaaagcaagaaagaagagaaaagaatatacAAACCcctcacaaccacaaccccaCACATAGGAATCCACTCCCTCGTCCCATCATCCCTCAGAATAGGTTTACTGCGTGCGGGCAGAGCATCAAAGTGCGCGTGCACAACTTTTGCAATTCTCTCTGCAAGTGCATCATCCCCAgaattctttcttcttttttgtcgTTCCATTACGATATACCGTTTAGTTATGCATGAACATACCTAACTTTGTACTGTAACCcacttttatattaagttgGGTGCATATCACGTGACTTACCATCATTCTTCTTATCCATTTATCCATGTCCAACAACTAACTTATCCACCGCATTCCAACTACCTTCCAACTCAAACCAcactcctctccaccgcaaccacaaccaaccaaaaccaagaagaaagggataaTCAATCAAAATGGCCGACAAACTCCGCACGATCCAAAACCTCGAGGCGATGCAAGCGCGGTACGTCGGTACTGGCCACGCGGACACGACGAAATACGAATGGGTATCGAACATTGTCCGGGATAGCTACGCCTCGTATATTGGTCATCCGCCTATGTTGTCGTATATGGCGTTGGGAATGGGCGaatcgaaggagaaggttcGCGCGGCGATGATTGAGAAGATGGTTAGAGGGGCGGGGAATCCGCCGGAGGTTGGTattcctttttatttctttccttgtttttgtggatgggggttAGGGATAGGGCTGATGATATGGTGTTTTAGACGCAGGAATAATCTATTACTACTTGCTCATAGAGTGATAGGTGGTGGGGTTTTGAGTGATGGGGGTGAGATGATATGAGTTGAAGGAGTTGGGTGTTGGATGGGGGAGTATTGTGGAAGGAgatagatgatggattgTGGGATTGTGTCATGCAGGTATTTGCATACTACTGGAGTTCAATGGTGGGTAAATGGCGTTGGCGTGGAGGTTTCATGCATTACATTACATACTCAGGATATGGACTAAGATGGGTTAAAATCGATCGATTATCATCATGTACAACGCTACGCTAATTGCAATTACATTACATGCTAATTTCTCCCTTGTCATTTCCACCCCCCTGCGCCGCTGCCAACCGCGTATTCTCATTCTGCAACGACCCGATCAAATCCAGCCATTGCTTGCGCTCTCCGCGCAGTCGATGCACCTCCTTCTTTAGCACCTCCACCTCGCGGCGCAACGCCTCCGTCTCTGCCCGCGAGCGATGCTTCTCCTGCTTGTCTGCGTGCTTCTGCTGCCGCGCCTCGATCTTCGATGCCTCCTTGACCTGGTCTTTCTCGATCTTGCCGAGCTGTTTCAGCAGCTTGGATTCGTCGTGGAACAGCCCGGACGCAACCTTGTGCATCTTTGCCGTTTCGTGGTCCGGATTATCGGCATGACGGCTCTTGCTTGACGTTTGGCCTTTGTGCACGCTGCTGGCTGGACTGCTGCTTGGCGGTTCACTGCTGGCTCCCTCGTTTGTTGCTGCTAGAGCGGTCGTGGATGTCTTGTCGCGCTTGGAACCTTCGACTGGTGAGGTCACGCGGAGGGCTTGGATGTCGGCTCGTACTTTATCCAGCTGTGCTTCGACGTTGCGTTTGCGTTCTGCGAGCTTTGCCAGCTGTTTCTCGTGCGAGGTCAGCTTGcctttcttgttcttggccaTTAGCTCCAGCGCGGATACGTCGGGGCCTGCTTCCAGTGATGACTCGACGCCTGAGTTTGCTGATGGTGCTATCGACGCTTTGTCGTGCGATACTGCATCGTCTTCGTGCTCCTTAGCCCCCTCGACATCTGGCTCCGTGCTGCTGGCAGGGACACTCTGGGCAGAGACCTGGCGCGAGTGCTGCGGTAGGTAGTCCAGCACCGTCTGCGGCGCATACCGCTCCAGACCTGCGTTCACCAGGTATGCGAAGCTGGCAATCAACCCGTGATGTTCGACTTCAGTGTATGACTCGTCGTCACTGTCCTCCTCACTGCTGGacgcatcctcctcctcatactGACTATGACTGCCCACCGACCTGTCCGTggaccttctcttcctctccccgtCCCGACAAGCCCAGTTCAAGAACTTGACAGCATCCGTACAGATACTCTTGGGAGTgcccttctccaccatccatctggGGATATTACCACCCGGATCACTCCTcgtcaccatcacccattCAACCGGATTCATCGCCCCCTCAGGCTTACCCTCCACAGGTATCTCCCGAATAAACTCCACACTCTCATACATCCCCCGAATATACCCCGGCACCGGAGGCACCTCATCATGCTCGCACGGtctcgacaccatcatccactccctccccttcccttccttcttccgtttctcctcctcaccctcactcTCATCCCAACTCACAATCAAACTCACAAAATCCCTCGCAGTCGTAGGTTTCGGAAACTGCGCCGAAACATGATACACCTGCACCCTTCCAatcaccccatccccaccatcaccactatcaccaccacccataacctccaccccctcaaccAACCTCTCCGCCCCAATCCCCCTAACCGCCTGATCCGgcatcttccccttcctcacccgTTCCTGATTCCTCCTCAACGTCTCCCCCATCTCACCCGAcaacttctccttccaccGCTCAAACCCTAACCCCTCATGCACGCTCCGCCTCCCAAACCAATGTCCCTTCCCATCTCCCCCCTGCAACTTATATATCGGGATCTGCAACGGGTTATCCCGAGAATTGGTCACTCGTATCGGCTTGCTCCATTGTTTCCGAAGTGCTTGGACCCCGCTTCCTTTCccattgttgttgctgcttttcCCGCTACCGCTCCCGCTACTGCTATCGCCATTATTCCCATTATCATGATCCACTAAATCATGCACAGGAACTGCGCCGCTCGCCTTCACTACCTTACTCGCCGGATGTCCGCCATACGCGGCCTGCTGCGCTTGGATATCGTCGTCTGAAGGTAACGGGACGGAATCGACAATCAGGTGCGCTTTCGTGCGGAGGTCGGTGATGTAGGCTCGTAGGGCGGCGGGGTCGGTGCTCGGAACGTCGGTCCAGGTGGTCGGAGAGAGGGATTCTAGGGATTCTTGGAGCGTGGGGAGGGgcatgtttctttctttctttctttctttctttctatcgACTTAGTTGGGTATGCTTGTGGTTTCGGGTCGGTTGGGTTCGGTTCAATTGTTGTGTATGTGGTGGGATTTGATGTTGGTGGGTCATGTAGAGTATATATGGATGATATTTGTTTCTGAATTTATGGAAGTTTGTTGTTCactggtggtgaggtggtgTGTAAGTTAGGAGTTATtgaagtggtggtgatgatgatgatgattgtaaGACTGAAAGAGGAGACTCCCGGTGGAGGCAATAGGAGGAGGGTATGTCACAGGAGGACTTAGGCAACTAGGCAGACATAAAAATGAAtgatataaaaaactagaatATCCATAAAAAGCTAATTCGATCAAGAGCAGAAGTTCATCGTCAGAGGAAGATAATGAATGGTACCTCCGGTTCTGGTGGTGTTGCGGAGTTCGGGGTCTGACGTCACCGGTCCGGGGCAGAAAAAGACCGTTCTTGCCGATGAATCCAGCAAGGCTCGTCTCTCCCCTGGCGGCCATGAGATCAGTGCTTACTATTCTACGCCTTACTCTACATCCTGTCTACTGCGCAGTGCCGATCGTCTTGTGGTCCATTATTTCAGACTAAGTACATCGTGCCAAATAATTCAAAAAGATGGTAGTAATGCTTAGAATAAAGAACGAAGATCCAAAGAAGACTGGGCGCAGCCCTCCAGCATCCGATTCCCGCTCAGAGTCTCACCCAGTGAGGATGTGAACGGGCGTATCCAGGTAATTTCAAACCCAGCCTGGATGATAGGAGATGAACCTACCGGACAGCCACATTGACGGGACAGTGAGCCCAAGTTAGTCTCGTAAAGTTCCACTGACGGTCACAGACCGTTAGTTGCAAACCCGATCAGGTCCGCCACAGGCGGATTTTCAGATCTGAGACGCCCCAGGGCTACCTGCGCCACATCATCTGTGCTGCCAAACTCTGCAGCCATCACATCCCAGATGTAGATAGCCACAGCAGTCGCTAGCCACCTCTGCCATCAATGGGTACCTGTACCCAGCAGACGATGGCGTCAGGACGACCACCATGCACAGCACAGTAGCCCTCCTGACTCCGCGACACGAAACGAAGGGCGAACATTCCTCATCCAAATCATATCCCAAGCCGCGAGGCTAACCAGGTCTTCATGACATATAATGCGGGATTGAAAGGGGGCATCCCCAAAAATCAGAACAAACAGCCGACCCGCCGCTCTTGATGCTATAGAACGAAAATCAAACAAAACGCTAGCGCTGTCAAAGGCAAACGAAAAGAACAAGGGCACTTGTGGTGAAAACTGGTGTCATCGAATATCGAAAAGAGATAAGAAAAACCAATGCAAAGACGTGAGGGTGTATCATGTGTTTCGCAAATCATCAAGGGTAACGCCGTCATTGATGCCAATTAGTCTGATGAGGGTATCCGTGGGGATAGGACCCCGGTCGTTCTCGTGACTGTGTATACGCGGGCCCCGGTGGCATGGAGCCGTAGTCATATTGTCGGTACGGATCCTCGGATCTATTCCAAAGACACGCGAAGTCAGGGATACCGTTAACATCAAGTGTCTGGTTCCATGGACCTGTTACATTGTTGTCCCGTATGGCAGTGTAAAATCTTGGTACCGGTTCTCCCATCCAAACCCCGCCAGACCAGCCACTGTGCTGCACGGTTGCACTAGCATGCTCGGCAGCGGGAGCGCCGCGATGGTCGCCGATGTCGCCGCTGTGCTGTAGTATTGTGTCGCATTGTATGGTGAAGTGGTATATGGCTGGCTGAACGTTGGGGAAGTAAGCTGTGCTTCTCCCATGCCGTTCATGGTTGCCCACATACCAGCGTTCGGCTCGCCAGTGCTGGTTGTTGCGGGGCTGGATGGGAGGACCTTCCACGACTCCAAAGGCAGTGTTTGTGGCATCGGCTCCTGCCACCAGGTTCCCGGTACGGTCGAGCTGGGAAGGATAGGGGTCGACCGGAGGACGTCAACTACACGTGGCGGCGGGGGAAGTAGAGGCACGAAGAGACTGGTTATCGCCGCCTTCGCGTCATCGCTGCGGCCGCCAAGCAGTTCGCCTgcgccatcctcctcgagccCTTCCAGCGCGAGCGCCTCTGTGCGATAGACAAATTTGTTGACAGCTTGCACAAATTCCtcctgcagcttcttcagctgaCTATCCTTGTCGGACCAGTCCCAAGTGCTGGCAGCCGTGTCGACGGAATAGACGTCCTTGTGGTAGTCGACGAGAGCCTCGATGGTCTCCGGAGTCAATTTAAAGGCGACTTCGTTCTGCGAAACCATGTCGACATGCACGACGTACGCTTCGATGTGGACCATCTGGTAGTTGCACATGGCCTCGACCAGGGGGTTGTCGTCCTTCTTGAGTTCCGCATCGGGGGCCTTGGGAAACATCAGAGAGCACAGTGTCCAGATGGCGTCGGGGGATGACAGCGTCTCCGTAAGGCATCTGGTATGCTGGGTAACATTGTTAAGGGGTCGCTTGACTCGATTCACTCTTTTGAGGGTGGCAGTCAGCCAGGGCTCGATGCGCGCATTCAACACCACGTTCGGCGACGAGCGTGGAGCGAATGCGGCTGCCGACGAGGGCAGCAAGACGGTTGGCATAATTAGACTGCGCAGTGACGAGCAAAGATGGTGCTATACTTGACGACAAACGAACGCAAAAATGAAGGGCGGATCAGTAAAGAGAGAGATAAGATAGGGTGGAAAAAGAGCATAGAGGCGACATTCGCCCACAGCGAGTGATATATCCCGATACAGTCCGAAGCGTGACGGGCAAAGTAACTTGGAAGTCACGAGGACCGAGGCGTGTAGGGGCAGCGCGGAAAGACTAGAAAGAAGTCGGAAGGAAGGTTGTCTGcccggagggaggaggttggtagtatatattaaaatcccCACCGTCAGGAACCGGGAGTGGAGTGGAAAGCAGTACTACTtgagtaatagtagtagtagtggtggaggaagagggttgTATAGGTCAAAATTactgtttgtgtgtgtgggcGAATGCGCAATAGAAGTGAGGgtaaaagaaaggaatggc belongs to Aspergillus luchuensis IFO 4308 DNA, chromosome 3, nearly complete sequence and includes:
- the MRL1 gene encoding putative vacuolar sorting receptor (Mrl1) (COG:U;~EggNog:ENOG410PKV8;~InterPro:IPR009011,IPR028927;~PFAM:PF02157,PF09451;~SECRETED:SignalP(1-23);~TransMembrane:2 (n8-19c23/24o212-231i252-274o)), which translates into the protein MKPPTSSLLRFLFLLAAPLVSQAASDSSAPKDALSPCVVRSPTTGLFYDLNTISLSPPPVDGDKPRKGARDESWHARGHDYNANFTLNICAPVVEDIKDVVGVDRARWRNVSAYYEREGKVYSIGQQASDPFFRGRKLVMNYTNGSPCAGDYIGNAARTKSTIMSFLCERDTPASQATVSFVGTMDQCTYFFEVRSSAACGATAPTPDNPGLSPAGVFGVIALIAVAAYLVGGCAYQRTVMHQRGWRQCPNYSLWAGMLDFIKDMIIILFSSLARLLRLKRSPTLGHGHTRGNSVNHRGSFGRRGSDVDAENRLIDQLDEEWED
- the erg24B gene encoding c-14 sterol reductase (COG:I;~EggNog:ENOG410PFWY;~InterPro:IPR001171,IPR018083;~PFAM:PF01222;~TransMembrane:8 (i21-42o89-107i127-148o160-181i266-285o305-323i335-354o445-464i);~go_component: GO:0016020 - membrane [Evidence IEA];~go_function: GO:0016628 - oxidoreductase activity, acting on the CH-CH group of donors, NAD or NADP as acceptor [Evidence IEA];~go_process: GO:0016126 - sterol biosynthetic process [Evidence IEA];~go_process: GO:0055114 - oxidation-reduction process [Evidence IEA]) → MAPKKDSKTKVRVQPVPEKRGYEFGGPLGAFGIVFGLPVLVYSFTFLCNDVSGCPAPSLLHPSTVTLDQLKAEVGWPKGGFADFYDTSVTLWVLGYYLLSLAMYVFLPGQEVEGTELACGGRLPYKFNAFLSAVLILSGCATGTYVYGADFAVWTFLWDNYLQVITANLVICTVIAIFVYAKSFTVPAPGQPNPELRQLAPGGHTGNALYDFFIGRELNPRVRLPIPFVSEASRTIDIKSWLEMRPGLLGWIILNLSNIARQYRTYGYITDSIVISTAFQAFYVLDGLYMEPALLTTMDIIMDGFGFMLSFGDLVWVPFIYNFQTRYLAVFPYELGFNGILLVLAVTAVGYSIFRGANNQKNRFRTNPNDPRVKHLKYIQTASGSKLITSGWWGSARHINYLGDWVMSWSYCLPTGIAGYAIIQSINPATGDLQKQAVQTPESRGWGMIFTYFFLVYFGTLLIHREQRDEEKCKRKYGADWDRYTSLVRSRIIPGIY
- a CDS encoding tRNA-specific adenosine deaminase (BUSCO:EOG09263CG2;~COG:A;~EggNog:ENOG410PICF;~InterPro:IPR002466,IPR042935;~PFAM:PF02137;~go_function: GO:0003723 - RNA binding [Evidence IEA];~go_function: GO:0004000 - adenosine deaminase activity [Evidence IEA];~go_function: GO:0008251 - tRNA-specific adenosine deaminase activity [Evidence IEA];~go_process: GO:0002100 - tRNA wobble adenosine to inosine editing [Evidence IEA];~go_process: GO:0006396 - RNA processing [Evidence IEA]) translates to MERQKRRKNSGDDALAERIAKVVHAHFDALPARSKPILRDDGTREWIPMCGVVVVRDNDDDDTAEEELTCVAVTSGAKCLPTAQLASSTGLVLHDWHAEILALRAFNCWLLSEIRALIDHEHEHQRQQSSSPSTSNSSPFIRRRQQSPNKNNNNEPPFELHPSLKIYLYCTTAPCGDASMELTMAAQDDPTPWEITPSEEEADLLSGRANFSQLGIVRRKPARADAPSTKSKSCSDKLALRQVSSLLSRGMSLLVAVTENAYLAGLVMPREEVSETGCVRAWGVEGRMGPLVSRFGEGGGGGGYGYGYHPFRVLSVDMGVVEELWAFGKPKSKEAGMKCKPGNISAVWTAAPVLGGGGSGSGGGVDRYAAENGAKQLPKLSGSWTGLYETIIGGMKQGYKASVPVGKGASALSRAKMWGVLRGVLGGGDGSEEGDGGQAVRAASYKEFKRAALETSVGKARECAMLEAKKVLVPWVPNDGDDEWGLEVLVDQKGKKRKRDDIKKNKDVQSS
- a CDS encoding splicing factor 3B subunit 5 family protein (COG:A;~EggNog:ENOG410PR7A;~InterPro:IPR017089,IPR009846;~PFAM:PF07189;~go_process: GO:0000398 - mRNA splicing, via spliceosome [Evidence IEA]), with protein sequence MADKLRTIQNLEAMQARYVGTGHADTTKYEWVSNIVRDSYASYIGHPPMLSYMALGMGESKEKVRAAMIEKMVRGAGNPPETQE